Proteins from a genomic interval of Zingiber officinale cultivar Zhangliang chromosome 1B, Zo_v1.1, whole genome shotgun sequence:
- the LOC122045331 gene encoding ATP-dependent DNA helicase DDM1-like isoform X2 — protein sequence MEGEMENRIKEETADSPKSVLEEEGICNVKSELAVSEENETPQINVEDDTCLPLELEAKNGDTFLITETMEKEENLLRARAKEENLEQEVAENAWGSELRFSKLDELLTQTQLYSQFLLEKMDAITFNNSENTPEVENEAKGTKGNRARKRKATTHYNNRKAKTAVRAMLTRSQEAVTPEDTSLTDEQRAEKEQAELVPLVTGGKLKHYQIKGVKWLISLWQNGLNGILADQMGLGKTIQTIGFLSHLKGKGLDGPYMVIAPLSTLSNWVNEVSRFVPSMTAIIYHGSKKERMDIRRKQMPKDIGPKFPLIITSYEIALFDAKILAKYKWKYVVVDEGHRLKNNKCLLFRELRRLPMENKLLLTGTPLQNNLAELWSLLNFILPDIFSSHKEFESWFDFSGKGNSESQSEETEEKRKVQVITKLHSILRPFLLRRMKEDVEQMLPRKKEIILYANMTEHQKKIQGHLVNKTIEDFLEKESENVIWRSGMKGKLNNLLVQLRKNCNHPDILESPFDGSYFYPPVEKLLEQCGKFQLFDRLLALLLAQKHKVLIFSQWTKVLDIIEYYLGEKGLEVCRIDGHVKLDERRIMIETFNNENSNMSIFLLSTRAGGLGINLTAADTCILYDSDWNPQMDLQAMDRCHRIGQTRPVHVYRLATSHSVEGRIIKKAFGKLKLEHVVISQGQFQQERIKPNTLEESELLALLRDEEDPEDKLVQTDISDDDLLRVMDRSDLVDPKDANGASGTPLPLRGPGWEVVLTAKSGGVLSALGS from the exons ATGGAGGGGGAGATGGAAAATAGGATCAAGGAGGAGACCGCCGATTCTCCAAAATCTGTATTGGAAGAGGAG GGGATTTGTAACGTTAAAAGTGAGCTAGCTGTTAGTGAAGAGAATGAAACCCCCCAGATCAATGTTGAAGACGATACTTGTCTGCCGCTAGAGCTTGAGGCCAAGAATGGGGATACTTTTCTTATTACCGAAACCATGGAAAAGGAGGAGAATTTACTACGTGCTAGGGCAAAGGAAGAAAACTTGGAGCAGGAAGTGGCAGAGAATGCTTGGGGCTCCGAGCTGCGTTTTAGCAAGTTGGATGAACTGCTAACACAGACTCAGCTTTACTCACAGTTTCTTCTTGAGAAGATGGATGCCATCACATTT AATAATTCCGAGAACACTCCTGAAGTAGAAAATGAGGCCAAAGGGACGAAAGGGAATCGTGCACGAAAGAGGAAGGCAACCACTCATTACAATAAT AGAAAAGCCAAAACTGCAGTTCGAGCTATGCTAACAAGATCCCAGGAAGCTGTTACTCCTGAAGATACCAGCCTCACAGATGAGCAGAGGGCTGAGAAAGAGCAAGCTGAGCTTGTTCCCCTGGTGACTGGGGGAAAACTGAAGCATTATCAAATTAAGGGCGTTAAGTGGTTAATCTCATTGTGGCAAAATGGTCTAAATGGAATACTAGCTGATCAAATGGGTCTTGGTAAAACCATTCAGACCATTGGCTTTCTTTCTCACCTTAAAGGAAAAGGTTTGGATGGACCATATATGGTCATTGCTCCTCTTTCTACTCTTTCAAATTGGGTGAATGAGGTCTCTAG GTTTGTTCCTTCCATGACTGCTATCATATATCATGGATCAAAGAAAGAAAGGATGGATATAAGAAGAAAACAGATGCCCAAAGATATTGGCCCTAAGTTCCCTCTGATAATTACTTCATATGAGATTGCACTATTTGATGCAAAGATTTTAGCTAAATATAAATGGAAATATGTTGTTGTGGATGAG GGACATCGGTTAAAGAACAATAAGTGCCTCTTGTTCCGAGAATTGAGGCGATTGCCAATGGAAAATAAGCTTCTTCTGACAGGGACACCTCTGCAGAATAATTTGGCTGAACTATGGTCATTATTAAACTTCATCCTACCTGATATTTTTTCatcccacaaggagtttgagtcATG GTTTGATTTTTCTGGGAAGGGCAATAGTGAGAGCCAGTCAGAAGAAACTGAAGAAAAGAGGAAGGTTCAG GTGATCACTAAGCTCCACAGCATACTACGCCCTTTCCTCTTGCGAAGAATGAAAGAAGATGTAGAGCAGATGCTTCCCCGCAAGAAGGAGATAATCTTGTATGCCAACATGACTGAACATCAAAAGAAAATCCAAGGTCACTTAGTGAATAAAACTATTGAAGATTTTTTGGAAAAGGAATCGGAGAATG TGATTTGGAGGTCTGGAATGAAAGGAAAACTGAACAATTTACTTGTTCAACTAAGGAAGAATTGCAACCACCCAGATATTTTAGAATCTCCATTTGATGGGTCTT ATTTCTATCCACCGGTTGAGAAACTATTAGAACAGTGTGGAAAATTCCAGTTGTTCGACAGATTATTGGCTTTGCTACTTGCTCAGAAGCACAAA GTTCTTATTTTTTCTCAGTGGACAAAAGTTTTGGACATCATTGAATATTACTTAGGTGAGAAAGGGCTTGAGGTTTGCAGAATTGATGGCCATGTTAAACTGGATGAAAGGAGAATTATG ATAGAGACTTTCAATAACGAGAACAGCAATATGAGTATTTTTCTTCTCAGCACACGAGCTGGTGGATTGGGCATTAACTTAACTGCTGCTGATACTTGTATCTTATACGATAGTGATTGG AATCCTCAAATGGATCTGCAGGCTATGGATAGATGTCATAGGATTGGACAAACACGACCTGTGCATGTGTATAGGTTGGCAACATCGCATTCTGTAGAG GGTCGGATTATCAAGAAGGCTTTTGGAAAGTTGAAGTTAGAGCATGTAGTTATTTCTCAAGGACAATTTCAGCAAGAGAGGATCAAACCTAATACATTAGAG GAATCAGAACTACTGGCACTGCTTCGAGATGAAGAAGATCCTGAAGATAAGCTGGTTCAAACTGACATCAGCGACGATGATCTATTGAGAGTCATGGATCGCAGCGATCTAGTAGATCCAAAGGATGCCAATGGGGCATCTGGTACCCCTCTTCCTCTCAGAGGACCTGGTTGGGAGGTGGTATTAACTGCCAAAAGTGGAGGTGTGTTGTCGGCGCTCGGGAGCTGA
- the LOC122045331 gene encoding ATP-dependent DNA helicase DDM1-like isoform X1 produces the protein MEGEMENRIKEETADSPKSVLEEEGICNVKSELAVSEENETPQINVEDDTCLPLELEAKNGDTFLITETMEKEENLLRARAKEENLEQEVAENAWGSELRFSKLDELLTQTQLYSQFLLEKMDAITFQNNSENTPEVENEAKGTKGNRARKRKATTHYNNRKAKTAVRAMLTRSQEAVTPEDTSLTDEQRAEKEQAELVPLVTGGKLKHYQIKGVKWLISLWQNGLNGILADQMGLGKTIQTIGFLSHLKGKGLDGPYMVIAPLSTLSNWVNEVSRFVPSMTAIIYHGSKKERMDIRRKQMPKDIGPKFPLIITSYEIALFDAKILAKYKWKYVVVDEGHRLKNNKCLLFRELRRLPMENKLLLTGTPLQNNLAELWSLLNFILPDIFSSHKEFESWFDFSGKGNSESQSEETEEKRKVQVITKLHSILRPFLLRRMKEDVEQMLPRKKEIILYANMTEHQKKIQGHLVNKTIEDFLEKESENVIWRSGMKGKLNNLLVQLRKNCNHPDILESPFDGSYFYPPVEKLLEQCGKFQLFDRLLALLLAQKHKVLIFSQWTKVLDIIEYYLGEKGLEVCRIDGHVKLDERRIMIETFNNENSNMSIFLLSTRAGGLGINLTAADTCILYDSDWNPQMDLQAMDRCHRIGQTRPVHVYRLATSHSVEGRIIKKAFGKLKLEHVVISQGQFQQERIKPNTLEESELLALLRDEEDPEDKLVQTDISDDDLLRVMDRSDLVDPKDANGASGTPLPLRGPGWEVVLTAKSGGVLSALGS, from the exons ATGGAGGGGGAGATGGAAAATAGGATCAAGGAGGAGACCGCCGATTCTCCAAAATCTGTATTGGAAGAGGAG GGGATTTGTAACGTTAAAAGTGAGCTAGCTGTTAGTGAAGAGAATGAAACCCCCCAGATCAATGTTGAAGACGATACTTGTCTGCCGCTAGAGCTTGAGGCCAAGAATGGGGATACTTTTCTTATTACCGAAACCATGGAAAAGGAGGAGAATTTACTACGTGCTAGGGCAAAGGAAGAAAACTTGGAGCAGGAAGTGGCAGAGAATGCTTGGGGCTCCGAGCTGCGTTTTAGCAAGTTGGATGAACTGCTAACACAGACTCAGCTTTACTCACAGTTTCTTCTTGAGAAGATGGATGCCATCACATTT CAGAATAATTCCGAGAACACTCCTGAAGTAGAAAATGAGGCCAAAGGGACGAAAGGGAATCGTGCACGAAAGAGGAAGGCAACCACTCATTACAATAAT AGAAAAGCCAAAACTGCAGTTCGAGCTATGCTAACAAGATCCCAGGAAGCTGTTACTCCTGAAGATACCAGCCTCACAGATGAGCAGAGGGCTGAGAAAGAGCAAGCTGAGCTTGTTCCCCTGGTGACTGGGGGAAAACTGAAGCATTATCAAATTAAGGGCGTTAAGTGGTTAATCTCATTGTGGCAAAATGGTCTAAATGGAATACTAGCTGATCAAATGGGTCTTGGTAAAACCATTCAGACCATTGGCTTTCTTTCTCACCTTAAAGGAAAAGGTTTGGATGGACCATATATGGTCATTGCTCCTCTTTCTACTCTTTCAAATTGGGTGAATGAGGTCTCTAG GTTTGTTCCTTCCATGACTGCTATCATATATCATGGATCAAAGAAAGAAAGGATGGATATAAGAAGAAAACAGATGCCCAAAGATATTGGCCCTAAGTTCCCTCTGATAATTACTTCATATGAGATTGCACTATTTGATGCAAAGATTTTAGCTAAATATAAATGGAAATATGTTGTTGTGGATGAG GGACATCGGTTAAAGAACAATAAGTGCCTCTTGTTCCGAGAATTGAGGCGATTGCCAATGGAAAATAAGCTTCTTCTGACAGGGACACCTCTGCAGAATAATTTGGCTGAACTATGGTCATTATTAAACTTCATCCTACCTGATATTTTTTCatcccacaaggagtttgagtcATG GTTTGATTTTTCTGGGAAGGGCAATAGTGAGAGCCAGTCAGAAGAAACTGAAGAAAAGAGGAAGGTTCAG GTGATCACTAAGCTCCACAGCATACTACGCCCTTTCCTCTTGCGAAGAATGAAAGAAGATGTAGAGCAGATGCTTCCCCGCAAGAAGGAGATAATCTTGTATGCCAACATGACTGAACATCAAAAGAAAATCCAAGGTCACTTAGTGAATAAAACTATTGAAGATTTTTTGGAAAAGGAATCGGAGAATG TGATTTGGAGGTCTGGAATGAAAGGAAAACTGAACAATTTACTTGTTCAACTAAGGAAGAATTGCAACCACCCAGATATTTTAGAATCTCCATTTGATGGGTCTT ATTTCTATCCACCGGTTGAGAAACTATTAGAACAGTGTGGAAAATTCCAGTTGTTCGACAGATTATTGGCTTTGCTACTTGCTCAGAAGCACAAA GTTCTTATTTTTTCTCAGTGGACAAAAGTTTTGGACATCATTGAATATTACTTAGGTGAGAAAGGGCTTGAGGTTTGCAGAATTGATGGCCATGTTAAACTGGATGAAAGGAGAATTATG ATAGAGACTTTCAATAACGAGAACAGCAATATGAGTATTTTTCTTCTCAGCACACGAGCTGGTGGATTGGGCATTAACTTAACTGCTGCTGATACTTGTATCTTATACGATAGTGATTGG AATCCTCAAATGGATCTGCAGGCTATGGATAGATGTCATAGGATTGGACAAACACGACCTGTGCATGTGTATAGGTTGGCAACATCGCATTCTGTAGAG GGTCGGATTATCAAGAAGGCTTTTGGAAAGTTGAAGTTAGAGCATGTAGTTATTTCTCAAGGACAATTTCAGCAAGAGAGGATCAAACCTAATACATTAGAG GAATCAGAACTACTGGCACTGCTTCGAGATGAAGAAGATCCTGAAGATAAGCTGGTTCAAACTGACATCAGCGACGATGATCTATTGAGAGTCATGGATCGCAGCGATCTAGTAGATCCAAAGGATGCCAATGGGGCATCTGGTACCCCTCTTCCTCTCAGAGGACCTGGTTGGGAGGTGGTATTAACTGCCAAAAGTGGAGGTGTGTTGTCGGCGCTCGGGAGCTGA
- the LOC122045352 gene encoding mediator of RNA polymerase II transcription subunit 32-like — protein sequence MEKTVEELSAAYDEFVAAAASVLEAKDQSSGQKTPATDAALEAFKQRWELFRVACDQAEEFVESMKQRIGSECLVDEATGAAPSKPGSLGAAPGIPPISAVRLEQMSKAVRWLVIELQHGSGAAASAAAHPHASAPFDARFSEDAGQ from the coding sequence ATGGAGAAAACCGTGGAGGAGCTCAGCGCCGCCTACGACGAGTTCGTCGCAGCCGCTGCCTCCGTGTTGGAGGCGAAGGACCAGTCCTCCGGCCAGAAAACCCCAGCTACCGACGCCGCCCTCGAGGCCTTCAAACAGCGGTGGGAGCTATTCCGCGTCGCCTGTGACCAGGCGGAGGAGTTCGTCGAGTCAATGAAGCAGCGGATCGGATCCGAGTGCCTCGTAGACGAGGCCACGGGCGCCGCTCCTTCCAAGCCCGGGAGCCTCGGCGCCGCCCCCGGGATCCCACCGATTAGCGCCGTCCGACTCGAGCAGATGAGCAAGGCCGTCCGATGGCTCGTTATTGAGCTCCAGCATGGCTCGGGCGCCGCCGCCTCCGCCGCAGCACATCCCCATGCCTCCGCCCCATTTGATGCCAGGTTTTCTGAGGACGCCGGACAATAG
- the LOC122045344 gene encoding uncharacterized protein LOC122045344: MDSVISKKILLPVSVLLLFLSCHVYFPSVDRKALFFFCNVILLFITTHSIVEVDETAKTHASPNYSQMEAIEIEPCLVEETAAVATTAADCSINRTEPEQVAQLEKPESGDAGSPCDASVEDGEDDDESMIFKISDHEGEVEEDQQRDELQEKIEAFIEQVKRQRRMEVLQHNVKEVFMR, encoded by the coding sequence ATGGATTCAGTAATCTCCAAGAAAATCCTCCTCCCTGTTTCCGTCCTCTTACTTTTCCTCTCCTGCCACGTCTACTTTCCTTCCGTCGATAGGAAGGCCTTGTTCTTCTTCTGCAACGTGATCTTGCTCTTCATCACGACACACAGCATTGTGGAAGTCGATGAAACAGCAAAGACCCATGCAAGTCCCAATTACAGCCAGATGGAAGCCATCGAAATCGAACCATGTCTTGTCGAGGAGACTGCTGCTGTCGCAACGACTGCAGCAGACTGCTCCATAAATCGAACTGAACCAGAGCAAGTGGCTCAGTTGGAAAAACCAGAATCCGGTGACGCTGGGTCACCCTGTGATGCCTCAGTAGAAGACGGAGAGGACGACGACGAAAGCATGATATTTAAGATTAGTGACCACGAGGGAGAAGTGGAAGAGGACCAGCAGAGAGATGAGCTGCAGGAAAAGATTGAGGCGTTTATAGAGCAAGTGAAGAGACAGAGGAGGATGGAAGTTCTTCAACACAATGTGAAGGAGGTTTTCATGAGATAA